A genomic window from Ciona intestinalis chromosome 8, KH, whole genome shotgun sequence includes:
- the LOC100180054 gene encoding U3 small nucleolar RNA-associated protein 4 homolog: MECKVHRFRLYNYNPRAVQCIAVSDNSQLAVGRSDGSIEIWCTEECWFQKMVIPGSENGSVESLLWLGNRLISAGLHGNVVEYDLTSGTVKILVDSFGGAVWCLGLSPTHTHIAAGCEDGSIKMLETSNKSLSFERSFDKQEGRIMCMAWHESGDVIVTGSVDVIRLWSIKTGHAVQRITLERDMKKVETIVWDVLVLSDYTVVSGDSFGRIQFWNGKHGTLLQSLHVHRADVLTLCRGTTESSIYAAGVDPRVLSFKLTNSEDPTSWVKGPMLQKHTHDVRSLALVNDLIVSGGVDTNLMVNSVSRKKDKFKRIYSFPSYQTVSVAQAANLVLLQYSTYLEVWKMGTSVDNTETKSKVLPLEEQPLKMVQLKVPTSSVDHIKCSSISSCGHWIAYSTTSTFRLYHLTYKHEESNIQVQKVRCSGLSPSHVIRFSQDSNIMITASTNHKVMITKLDSSAHTANLVHSHSLKCYTSPTLLLSISNDSTHFAVANLEGQVDVFNAKNMTHVCSLPRYTRIPTAISFHPKTNDVVVVYDDLQIFEFSIKSAAYTPWTRGILSANSKEKYLARIHKAVMRKHSNIAVVNNILHVCEPDKDIIMCVSREGMFIIEKPSRKKGGDKSRFCHQFMPLLHCDIMDDSTMLVVERPLQDIWDQLPATLYQKKFGT, encoded by the exons atggaATGTAAAGTGCATAGATTCCGTTTGTATAACTACAACCCGCGTGCTGTACAATGCATTGCAGTTTCGGATAATTCACAACTAGCAGTTGGACGCTCAGATGGAAGCATTGAGATCTGGTGCACTGAAGAATGCTGGTTTCAAAAAATG GTGATTCCTGGTTCTGAGAACGGTTCCGTAGAATCTCTTCTGTGGTTGGGAAACCGATTGATTTCAGCGGGGCTCCATGGGAATGTTGTGGAGTATGATCTTACAAGTGGAACTGTCAAA attttagtTGATAGTTTTGGAGGTGCAGTTTGGTGCTTAGGTCTCTCTCCAACACATACTCACATTGCG GCTGGATGTGAGGATGGTAGCATCAAAATGCTTGAAACCTCAAACAAAAGTCTCTCATTCGAGCGTTCTTTTGACAAACAAGAAG GTCGTATTATGTGTATGGCGTGGCATGAAAGTGGTGATGTCATCGTAACTGGTTCCGTGGATGTAATTCGACTGTGGAGCATCAAAACAG gtCACGCTGTGCAAAGAATTACTTTGGAACGAGATATGAAGAAAGTTGAAACGATTGTGTGGGATGTTCTAGTTCTCag TGATTACACCGTAGTAAGTGGAGATTCTTTTGGGCGCATTCAGTTTTGGAATGGAAAGCATGGAACGCTTCTACAG TCACTTCATGTCCATCGTGCCGACGTGTTAACTTTATGCCGCGGCACCACGGAGTCATCAATATATGCGGCGGGCGTCGACCCCAGAGTGTTGTCATTTAAATTAACCAACTCCGAGGACCCCACTTCGTGGGTGAAAGGTCCCATGCTACAGAAACACACACATGATGTTCGTTCTCTCGCGCTTGTCAATGACTTAATTGTATCAGGGG GTGTCGATACCAATCTTATGGTGAATTCTGTTTcaagaaaaaaagataaatttaaacgAATTTACTCATTTCCATCt tATCAAACTGTATCCGTTGCTCAAGCTGCCAACTTAGTCTTACTTCAATATTCAACTTATTTAGAAGTTTGGAAAATGGGAACTTCTGTTGATAATACAG aaaCCAAATCCAAGGTACTTCCACTTGAAGAACAACCTTTAAAGATGGTTCAGCTAAAAGTGCCAACTTCG AGTGTTGATCACATAAAGTGTTCGTCCATCTCATCCTGTGGTCACTGGATTGCTTACTCTACAACTTCAACATTTAGACTTTATCACCTAACTTATAAACATGAGGAATCTAACATACAAGTTCAAAAG GTTCGTTGCAGTGGCCTTTCACCTTCTCATGTGATCAGATTTTCACAGGACTCCAATATCATGATCACGGCTTCTACAAACCACAAAGTAATGATCACGAAACTTGACTCATCTGCCCATACTGCCAACCTTGTACACAGCCATTCtctaaaat GCTACACTTCTCCCACTTTGTTACTGAGCATATCGAACGATTCAACTCATTTTGCCGTCGCTAACTTGGAAGGACAAGTTGACGTTTTTAATGCAAAGAACATGAca CATGTATGTTCCCTACCACGATACACACGAATACCAACTGCAATATCTTTTCATCCCAAAACTAACGATGTGGTCGTAGTGTATGATGACTTACAG ATATTTGAATTCAGCATTAAATCAGCCGCCTACACACCATGGACTCGTGGTATATTATCAGCCAATTCAAAAGAGAAATATCTTGCTCGTATACATAAAGCTGTAATGCGAAAGCACTCTAATATAGCTGTGGTGAACAACATATTACATGTATGTGAACCAGACAAAGATATCATCATGTGTGTTTCAAGAGAAGGCATGTTCATTATAGAAAAG CCATCTAGGAAAAAAGGAGGAGACAAGTCCAGGTTTTGTCATCAATTCATG ccGTTActgcattgtgacatcatggACGACTCAACAATGCTTGTTGTAGAGCGCCCCCTACAGGATATCTGGGACCAGTTACCGGCAACTTTGTATCAGAAAAAATTTGGAACTTAA
- the LOC100182391 gene encoding beta-1,4-galactosyltransferase 4-like has protein sequence MNGRFLKSRFLLWILVYAFFILGMLWVYRDVKSRTMSKALKFARYKNFIKAQMLTKSFDQAKLKSAGNAGVLVTPIDNTTRLTNDSGVPFHPLLHGNLTINITEAEAAYAKLMTEFSNVKDRGSIDIFETRRGIHDLTVAVIIPIRNRPAHLRLLLGHLIPILQRQLRRFQIFTAYQFGDGTFNKGRLMNAAFRYLLDATRVEDVKFDCFIFHDVDMLTESDLNTYECFPGTNKVKHMSYTVNKFNYTFCCGMTVGGVLSFTEEQFIKVNGFSNHFWGWGGEDDDMNARIKENKLEVVRPHLSVGRYTMIPHDRDKLNPYNAKVLKQLGRRQRSNFNGLAGCPAQVLGVEVRPLFVNILIKVEED, from the exons ATGAACGGACGGTTTCTAAAGTCGCGGTTCCTATTATGGATACTTGTGTACGCTTTTTTTATACTCGGAATGCTATGGGTTTACCGGGATGTGAAAAGCAGGACGATGAGCAAAGCCTTAAAGTTTGCCAGatacaaaaactttataaaagcACAAATGCTTACAAAGTCCTTCGATCAAGCAAAGTTGAAATCTGCAGGCAACGCAGGAGTGCTTGTAACGCCAATTGACAACACGACACGGTTGACTAATGACTCTGGTGTACCATTTCATCCTTTACTTCACGGAAATCTTACCATCAATATTACTGAGGCGGAAGCAGCCTACGCCAAACTTATGACTGAGTTTAGTAATGTAAAAGACCGTGGTTCGATTGATATTTTCGAAACAAGGCGCGGCATACACGATCTTACAGTTGCTGTAATTATACCGATTCGAAATCGGCCCGCACATTTACGCTTACTGCTTGGACATCTAATACCAATACTACAACGGCAGTTGCGACG TTTTCAGATTTTCACCGCCTACCAGTTCGGTGATGGGACGTTTAATAAAGGCCGCCTTATGAACGCAGCTTTCAGGTATTTACTCGATGCAACCAGGGTAGAAGATGTAAAATTCgattgctttatttttcatGACGTTGATATGCTGACCGAAAGCGACCTAAACACATACGA ATGTTTTCCTGGTACGAACAAAGTGAAACACATGTCGTATActgtaaacaagtttaattacACGTTCTGTTGTGGTATGACTGTTGGTGGTGTCCTATCGTTTACCGAAGAGCAATTTATAAAG GTAAATGGTTTTTCCAATCACTTTTGGGGTTGGGGAGGCGAAGACGACGATATGAATGCAAGAATCAAGGAAAATAAACTTGAAGTCGTGCGACCGCACCTTAGCGTTGGAAG GTACACTATGATACCACACGACCGGGACAAATTAAATCCCTACAACGCTaaagtgttaaaacaacttgGAAGACGACAACGGTCAAATTTTAACGGTCTTGCTGGATGCCCCGCGCAAGTTTTAGGCGTCGAAGTTCGGCCTCTATTTGTAAATATCTTGATTAAAGTCGAAGaagattaa